The DNA sequence GGAGACAAATTTTTGGTATAATGGCGAGAGATTAATGGGTGTAGTGGTGCCACATCCATCTTCACGATCGATCAATCAGGATGAACAGGAACTAAACTAGAATATTTGAAGAACGAAGTAGCATGAATGactgtatgtatgtgtgtgtatacatatatatatatatataggttccTTGAAGGAAGGAAATAGGAAACTTTCCTAAATCCAAATACCGCAAGAAATAGAGTTATAGCCGTTACAGCCTACCTTggttggaatatatatatatatatacatatatacatatatatatatatatatatatttttttttttttttgtcttcgcGTCATTCCGGATATTTATTCATTAGTGTAccattcttttttaatataattaataatttcgaactaattaacttagaaaatctACAAGAAAATTTCCCATATAGAAtaattttcagatttttttaatgaacatcgattttttaatttcaagtgATCCAAAACTTTAGATTGATTTTCAcagttattgtttatttttataaaaatattatttcatacaaaaataattttaatttttcataaaaaaaaaaaaatcattaccaACATGtacatgtaaaaataatatacataatttattcCCTTTCTCGGCTCTTCTTGTTATAATCCTCAGTTGACAGATAGCAGATTGTAAGCACCAGGCACAAGGGTTATCATGTTTGACTACATATTCCTTTGGAAAGCCTCGCCTTTTTCTAGTTTTGGTTTCGGTTTAcatgaaattaataattaaattgatctaatgaaaaaataaataatatgggTCTtaatcttatattattattgcttTTGTGATTGAAAAGATAAATAAGGGGAGTACAATCAGTGATTGTATAGTTCATCATCATTAGTTCAACCAAAAATAGAAGCATATAATTTGTTTGAGACCGTAAGTAGTGTTTCTTTTTCAAGAAAGAATTATCAATTTCAtacattcacatatatatatatatatatatacggaaattttatggtgagtacggtccgtatgaggaccgcaatattagtaacggttttttatagtattaaccacgattttttagaaaatcatcactaatactatgaaaaactgttatcaatactgtggtccgcatgaagaccgttcgcaccatagacggacagtaatatatatatatatatatattacagacTTTCCACTGcaagttatacaacaaaaaaGACAACAGTAATAAACTGGAGAAAAGTTGGACAGCTTGTTCAAAAGAAACTACAGAACTAAGTTCAAAAACAATATACTAAAtaagtctatatatataaaaactattaATTCAATTCAAGTAGCAAGAAAGCCAAATTCCAGGAGTTCCAAGTCCAGATCAGCTTCGTCATCCATGTTAAAAGTAACCCTTTTTTTGTCGCCCTCGAAACTGGAATAGGGAGCGAACTCGATCGGACTGGGTGAGTCAGAAGACAAAAAAAAGCCACTGAAAAGCTTCGATTCATCTGAAACTACTCCTCCAGTACCACTCATCTCCTGCTTCGATGGTTCAGACAAATCCTCTCCACGCTTTATTGGTACTAGAATTGGTCCCCATATCTAATCAcatgtaattgtaataaataattttgaaaattatttatatacaaattaaattaaattaattaattatattatttttgataaataagaaTTAAAAACTATTGATAGTTTGTTatcaaatttacaatttttattgttatggttttgcagttttgcaaaaattaaataatttggacATCTTTTTTAATGAGTAAGGATGTACCATTCTAagttcaattaaataaataaaaaaaatatgataataaaataataaaaattatataaaataaatctgaTCAAATATAAACGATTGGATTAATTTATaaagaacaaacaaattaaaagatttttaaatgctttgtaacaacaaaaattttaaatataaatttagtcaactaaataaaacaacaaaaaataacaaatttttttttaaagaattaaaatattataacaaaaattgaaattgaataggAAATATTATTCAATAGTTGTATTTCTGATTGATTGGAAATTGAAAAATCACTTGctctattttctatttataggtaaaaaaatttaaaacttgataatgatacaaatattattttgaatgatgaatataaattctttttaattCCTAAAATCAATTCATTGCTCCAAATTAAAGATTAttcctttattatttaaattaatttaaaaaactacCATGTATGGTCATGCTTTTCTCAATCTGAATACTATGAATCTAGTCTTATTTATGTCTTTATccattcaaggaaaaaaaaattattttcaaaataaataattaatcttaGGCAGCTTCGTTtgcttcaatatataataatcattttaaaaacgAATCATTTTTCTTATCTAGATTCATTTACTAccgtttcaaaaataaaaatataatttatttggacttctttaatttcataatcaattctcaaatttatttttactatttaaatattgtaattttatgttttatttttttattccttgaaataattaattatcctatattaaatcctcataatataatttaattatatttattattgttattattatgtgctttatgaatatatttttagcttataaaataatttatttataattacatatattttaaaaaatcaaataaaaagcttaattttattattaaaatccatatattatgatattgaaattttatttattatatatccatatatatatatatatatattaatatatagaatctaattattaatcaccgtatataatatattttattttacaataaaataaatataacaaaccaCTCTCTCTAACCAAAACACcaacaaaactaaaaattaaagtttttttatcaataaactataaataaaagaatttacattgtagttttataattatttaaagacTAATAACTTGAATCTTACTTTATTATATTGTCGTTCCTAattgttaattttaatataaaaaattaatctcaAGTGTGATTATATTCTttgattcaaaaaataaaagtgacaTCATATTTTGCTAATAAGCTTTtaacgaaaaaaataatatggaaaACTGGTTCTTTCAatgttttttcctttaatatttcTTAAACACCTCCCTTTTACAAACATACAATATTCTTTTAAACTCTTCAACAATTTAAGCATCCATTTTTAACTTCTAGTAATCGAAAGCTTTAAATTGcatctttcaattttaatttttttatgaaaatatatatttttcatacaaAGATAATTGTAATTGTTTATACTAAAAGGAAATGATTACCAACATTCTTTTAAACAAGTATAAAAGCTACAATTTaccccaataaaaaaaaaaaaagtataaaagctCCAAATAACCATCttcaatatataaaatcaaagcaaagcaggaaaaataaacttaactaaattatttaattaacattattgatataaaaataatatacaattagAAAGATACTTTTTTCCCTTTCTCGGTACCGCATATTACACTCTCCAGTTGACTCATTGCACATTGCACTTTGTGCCTTTCTTCAAGGGTCAAGCTGATTTCCTCGGAGGACTGCATGAAGAAAGTAGAAAACCAACAAGCTTTCAGCGTTTAAACAATGAAACAGAATAGAGTCAAACCCACGACATACATACTTCAAGGGTGCAAGATCTTACCTGCAAACAAATAATGTTCTGCAAAATACTGTCAACATCTTCCTTGAACGAAGATATAATTTGCCCAATCCTAACATCCTTGTGCATGAATAGAAGAACAGAAACAATTGCACCTACTGTACTTGAAGGATTTGTTGCATATTGACCACCATTACAAGAAACAATTGACGCAAACATTCTCAAAACAAGATTTAAAAGCACATGGCTCCTATCAAACAGGAAAAAGCaaggtataaaataataacgaCATGCGCTCGAGTGAATGGAGTCGGTGTCCTCATCTTTGGAAATGCACTGCATTGGAAGGCATCACCACAAATCACTACAAGCTTCAGCTAGAATCATAAAATTCGACAAGACCAAAAATCTTATTTCCGAAACAAATAAATggaaaacagaaaaatagaCATTAAACTACACTAAGTTACAGTGCATGAGTTCGACAGCAAGATGTGGGAATCATGTTGAAAAGACACCAACATGCAAACTCTTGATCCACTGAAAATCATCCAACCATATATGCAACTATAAGCCCATCGCAGGTGGCCAAACACCATTACAAGCATCTTAACCATACCAATCTATGCATAGAGGTTCATATCACACAATGAGAAGGCAGATACACGGATACTAcgtgattttttaattttacctcatcaaattaaaataatattcttcAGATAATTGGTGTGTGCATTCACCTAATTAACACAATTAACCCTTCCAAAATCCCAAATTAAGGAGTCTGGACAACATATATTAGTTTAAAGGTAACAATTATGGTCATCACGTCTTATTTTGAGCTCCAAAACTAAATGAGATAGGAGACATTATCAGAGTAACATTTTCTGATTTTAAAGCCCCTTATTTGTCCGCTTGGCcaaaaatgaaaacagaaaaagaaagagggaaGTGTAAAAATAGAATTGAACATTAATAGCAAGTAAATAATAAGAAAGTtgtttagcaaaaaaaataaataaacaaaaaataaaaaagaagcataaattTTATGTCAGACAAGAAACATACTTACACCAACAACATCAATTAGATACTCAGAAAGGAAATTGCCTAGAGTTGTAATACTTTGTTGAGAAAGTCTTGTGGGAGTTGAGTCCAGTGTAATTAGTACTCTTAGCATAGCACAGACATTATCTAGGGGAGGCTTTAGTACCTGAGACATAAAGAAATGTCACCGTCAGGCCTTCACTTTCAAGGAAATTTATTGAGGAGTAATCAACAATGTTATAACTCAAGTAAAAATTACCTATGCAACAATAATTTCTGAAGCATTAGTGAGAGAGTAACAAGCAGATACAGATATCACATATAATCATggaaatattttagtaatatcaCATATCATGGAAATATTTTAGTAAACTTACTATCTGAGCAAGTAATATATTCTCTAATATGCGAAAAACAAGATTTTTATCACCCATCTGCAACATGCTTGAGCAGACGATGCTAGTGATGGACTTAAAAATCCCACGATTTGATATCTTTGCATCCCTATTTTCATCTGGATAACTATTTTCTGCACAGAGAAAGCCTTTCCAAGTTTAAGAACCTATAAACTCATCAATCTCAAACTGTATAAAATTAGATTACAGACCAAGGAGAACTACTATTAGCACAATGAAATttaagagtgaaaaaaaaaagcagtttGTGGTTGTCCAATAATTTTCTGTCATATGGAGATGAGTTGATGatagccacaaaaaaaaaaaaaaaaaaaaaaaaaagggaaaagaagatTTTCAATCTGAGATACCTGGAAAAACTCTAAACCTTGAGAGCAAAGTGATGAAGAAGCTAATGCAGTCGGCAATTTGGATACGCCCTGCTTTGTAGGTGGAATGCAGAATCTCTAATATTCGATACACTATTAATGGGTCCATATCAGGACCTGAAATGAAATGGGGAAAAAAGAcaatgagggaaaaaaaaaaaaggtttctaaTTTGCAGGCAACTTCCACACATTAATGATGTTCATACCATATCAAAAAGTTCGAAAAAGAACTTTCCAAGTTTCTCAGATCTTTCTCTTAATGTATGACTACCAAAACTATGCATTTCTAAACTTATATTTTATTCCACAGCATACTTTCAGTGCAAAAATGTCCTACAAAATTCTGCTTTACTTCTTCAAGAACATGATGCCTCTTAAATGAAGAATATTAGGTATAATTTTCCAAGTATTACTGACACATATATTTTGCCACCCAAAGAAAGCTTCAACACTAGCAAAGCAACTTGTACACAGCATACTTTCAGAAACAAGAAGCTCATTTATACATTTGGCAAACATCAGGTAATTTAtgcaaaaatattcaaaaactaaaacattGGATTCACACAAGCACATACAAACAGTTTGGACAGAGTGttttaagttatttatttagtacTTTATGTAAAGGGTATCAAACAAGCTTGAAACACAATAAACAGAAACTAGTTACACTCCATAGATCCTGTGAAGTTATTATTCATCAACACTCAACCAACAGATGTGTGATACTTACACAGGCAACACAAAGATATTGACTTTAACAGAAGAGGTTCCAAATAAGAGAAATAATAAAGGCAACAAAGAGCGAGCTCCTGAGAATCCCTGGCAAGTCTTACAAAAGGACCATAGCATATATTTCCTGCAAGAGGAACAAAGGGTATGATAAGAAAtcaagtgatatatatatatatatattttttttttttcctgatggTTGTTTAattgatagaaaaaaaatatatataatttcagtGTGAATTTGATTCTTACCATCATCTGAACATATAATGTAAAATTTTTGCAGTAAGTGTTGCATGTTATCGTATCCCCACATGAGGGAAGGGTTCAACAAAGAACACTGTCCCAGCTTAAGTTGAAGGTGCAACACAACCTGCAAAAGGGAACAAGGGGAAAAGATGCAGCATCTgataataatattgaaaaaattgtagATCAAAGCCAACTGGGATTTATTATGTGctaaacttttatttaattGATCTCTATTGGGCCCAAAGCCAAATATTTTTAGCTCAGCTGCAAAATCAAGAATGATTTTGAGAggtataacaataaataattaccTGAGAACTTGATGGATGTTTATCACCTAGCTGGATTAGTAACAGAGGAAGCTGTCTTATCCAAGCAATCTGATGATCTAGAAGATCCAGAGCACTTGCATCTAGATAGAGCATGTCTTCTCTCTATGATttatattaaagttttattagtacaaatttgaaaaagagaagatatatatcaaatatatatatacaattttgcaATAGTGGGCTTGCATGCTTACCTTATGGTGATCATCTCCCACCCCACATGTAAAAGACAAATTTGCAGAAAATCATACTTATTGCCACATTAGATGGGGTGTGAGAGGCTCACTATAAGGTGAGCATGCAAGCCCactatgaaaaaattatatatatatatatatatagagagacagagagagagggagggagagagagttTGATAAAAGCAATCTATGGAAACTGCATATTAAAGAAAGCTTACAGGAATTAGCATTTTCTCAATTGTTGAAACAAAAGCCAATTTTAGCGAGGATTCTGGATTGCAATCCTCAAATTTCTTAGTAAATGCCtgcaataaaatttaataacatcTCTATATTAGGGTTGAAATTTCTCTTGACAGCAAATAACTAAAAGCACAACACTTGAAAAAGTGAAGGAATATACAATTTTGTAAATAACTTTGAACTTGAAAATAAGAACAAGTCAAACCTGAAGAAGACGAAACTTCCATTCTGTCGCCACCTGTGAAACAAGTTTTGGAATAAAAGGAAGAAGCAAAAGTAAATGCTTCTCCTCAATTGCTTTACCAGATCGAGTGCCACTGCAGATCTACCAAATATCATTCAATAAGAATCTTTTACAAAATAATCATAACACCTCAACATGCAACATAGATGACTAATACGTTCTTAAGTACGTTAAGAATTTCTTACAAAGGTACTTTACCAGATTAAGTGCTATCTCATGCTAAGGATAAGTAAACATGTTCCAACTGCCAGAAAAGCTATGCCCTCCGTTGAGCATGCTTACCAAACCAGTTAAGAACAAAACATAAGTAATTTGTGGTTATATGTACTTATAGCACATCCTCAACATGATATAGAGCATACAAGTAAAAAATGCTAAGTTTCAAAGACCAGGCATCCTCTTAACCGGATATGATAAAGTGGTAGAAGAATCAAACCTTTCCAAGCAGTGCACTTTCTATGAAATCTAAAAATCTCTCCAATAGAACATCAGGAGGACAGATCCATTCACACAAGTGCAAAAATATTTCCGTAAACACAGTGTTCAAGGTAAAATATCTATCATCACCCTGCCaagcagaaaaaaagaaaatgaattaaaCCTTGTGCCTCGCCCATATACCAACTCCCTGAGTCACATAGATGTACAACTCAGAATATaaattgaaactttaaaatgaaaaagaaatgttGCTCATcaagttttctaattttataacagtataaataaaaataaatcataagtCTTGAAATCGAAAGGGGTGAATACTTGCAACTATTGAAGAATCTAAATTTGCATGTCAAGCATGAAGTTTCATAATTAAAGGCGATTAATGTTAAAACAAACTTAACAGTAACACTTGGTTCTCATTCTCATTAAAATAGCAAAGCGAAATGGCCATAGATTGTAATAGAAACATAGAAAAAGATAGAATCATAAGAAGAGGTTAAActttaagggggaaaaaaattctcATGGGAGAAAATATGACAAAACCAAAAGTTAAGCAAGCTATACCTTCTCCGAGAATTGATTCACTGGATTAAGGGGAAACATAACTAGTAACTTCTTCAATAAGAATGTTGTGATAGTTTCAGTCCACATAGTCGCATCAAGTCCTCCATGAGAAGCTTGTGACTCCTGCTTATTCTCACTAGTAACATAAATATAGAACCTGATTGAAAGATCTATGCTCTGAAGTATACACAGCATGCAATCAAATGATTGTCCATCAAATGATGGAAAAGTCTGAGCTGTAGGAATAAATTCTTGGAAACAACTGACTAGAACTGGTAGAAGGTCTTTAAGTTTTGGGATGATAATGGAAAACCCTGCAAAGATGAATAAAATGTCACCAgtgtaaatattaaattataattttggattGATC is a window from the Ziziphus jujuba cultivar Dongzao chromosome 11, ASM3175591v1 genome containing:
- the LOC107433628 gene encoding uncharacterized protein LOC107433628 isoform X2, coding for MLRILKLNLKVWTIAIILPEQSVATEKTGLAVNKKGLTLKELLQQTSHHNAKVRKDALLGIKDLLHTYPAELSLHKYAVIEKLRERIGDDDKLVRETLYQLLKSVVFPACKEDNQGIFISLLMTYIFKAMTHLAIDVRLMAFKFFDLVVQHYPHSFFLYAEKVLQNYEDILRKNQHYLQDKGKLKIALSGLVRCLSMLPCNQEEVDSCEKKDAGQRVLHAFETEVPTESSGFSIIIPKLKDLLPVLVSCFQEFIPTAQTFPSFDGQSFDCMLCILQSIDLSIRFYIYVTSENKQESQASHGGLDATMWTETITTFLLKKLLVMFPLNPVNQFSEKGDDRYFTLNTVFTEIFLHLCEWICPPDVLLERFLDFIESALLGKICSGTRSGKAIEEKHLLLLLPFIPKLVSQVATEWKFRLLQAFTKKFEDCNPESSLKLAFVSTIEKMLIPREDMLYLDASALDLLDHQIAWIRQLPLLLIQLGDKHPSSSQVVLHLQLKLGQCSLLNPSLMWGYDNMQHLLQKFYIICSDDGNICYGPFVRLARDSQELALCCLYYFSYLEPLLLKSISLCCLCPDMDPLIVYRILEILHSTYKAGRIQIADCISFFITLLSRFRVFPENSYPDENRDAKISNRGIFKSITSIVCSSMLQMGDKNLVFRILENILLAQIVLKPPLDNVCAMLRVLITLDSTPTRLSQQSITTLGNFLSEYLIDVVGCISKDEDTDSIHSSACRYYFIPCFFLFDRSHVLLNLVLRMFASIVSCNGGQYATNPSSTVGAIVSVLLFMHKDVRIGQIISSFKEDVDSILQNIICLQSSEEISLTLEERHKVQCAMSQLESVICGTEKGKKVSF
- the LOC107433628 gene encoding uncharacterized protein LOC107433628 isoform X1, whose protein sequence is MAPSKASSKKQQKRGIDFKKIKRKIGRKLPPPNNATNTEIKSKAIILPEQSVATEKTGLAVNKKGLTLKELLQQTSHHNAKVRKDALLGIKDLLHTYPAELSLHKYAVIEKLRERIGDDDKLVRETLYQLLKSVVFPACKEDNQGIFISLLMTYIFKAMTHLAIDVRLMAFKFFDLVVQHYPHSFFLYAEKVLQNYEDILRKNQHYLQDKGKLKIALSGLVRCLSMLPCNQEEVDSCEKKDAGQRVLHAFETEVPTESSGFSIIIPKLKDLLPVLVSCFQEFIPTAQTFPSFDGQSFDCMLCILQSIDLSIRFYIYVTSENKQESQASHGGLDATMWTETITTFLLKKLLVMFPLNPVNQFSEKGDDRYFTLNTVFTEIFLHLCEWICPPDVLLERFLDFIESALLGKICSGTRSGKAIEEKHLLLLLPFIPKLVSQVATEWKFRLLQAFTKKFEDCNPESSLKLAFVSTIEKMLIPREDMLYLDASALDLLDHQIAWIRQLPLLLIQLGDKHPSSSQVVLHLQLKLGQCSLLNPSLMWGYDNMQHLLQKFYIICSDDGNICYGPFVRLARDSQELALCCLYYFSYLEPLLLKSISLCCLCPDMDPLIVYRILEILHSTYKAGRIQIADCISFFITLLSRFRVFPENSYPDENRDAKISNRGIFKSITSIVCSSMLQMGDKNLVFRILENILLAQIVLKPPLDNVCAMLRVLITLDSTPTRLSQQSITTLGNFLSEYLIDVVGCISKDEDTDSIHSSACRYYFIPCFFLFDRSHVLLNLVLRMFASIVSCNGGQYATNPSSTVGAIVSVLLFMHKDVRIGQIISSFKEDVDSILQNIICLQSSEEISLTLEERHKVQCAMSQLESVICGTEKGKKVSF
- the LOC107433628 gene encoding uncharacterized protein LOC107433628 isoform X3 — encoded protein: MAPSKASSKKQQKRGIDFKKIKRKIGRKLPPPNNATNTEIKSKAIILPEQSVATEKTGLAVNKKGLTLKELLQQTSHHNAKVRKDALLGIKDLLHTYPAELSLHKYAVIEKLRERIGDDDKLVRETLYQLLKSVVFPACKEDNQGIFISLLMTYIFKAMTHLAIDVRLMAFKFFDLVVQHYPHSFFLYAEKVLQNYEDILRKNQHYLQDKGKLKIALSGLVRCLSMLPCNQEEVDSCEKKDAGQRVLHAFETEVPTESSGFSIIIPKLKDLLPVLVSCFQEFIPTAQTFPSFDGQSFDCMLCILQSIDLSIRFYIYVTSENKQESQASHGGLDATMWTETITTFLLKKLLVMFPLNPVNQFSEKGDDRYFTLNTVFTEIFLHLCEWICPPDVLLERFLDFIESALLGKICSGTRSGKAIEEKHLLLLLPFIPKLVSQVATEWKFRLLQAFTKKFEDCNPESSLKLAFVSTIEKMLIPREDMLYLDASALDLLDHQIAWIRQLPLLLIQLGDKHPSSSQVVLHLQLKLGQCSLLNPSLMWGYDNMQHLLQKFYIICSDDGNICYGPFVRLARDSQELALCCLYYFSYLEPLLLKSISLCCLCPDMDPLIVYRILEILHSTYKAGRIQIADCISFFITLLSRFRVFPENSYPDENRDAKISNRGIFKSITSIVCSSMLQMGDKNLVFRILENILLAQIVLKPPLDNVCAMLRVLITLDSTPTRLSQQSITTLGNFLSEYLIDVVGVMHFQR